In the Ilumatobacteraceae bacterium genome, one interval contains:
- a CDS encoding ABC transporter ATP-binding protein — protein MSDGLLELRDVSVTFPSRRGAVRAVDGVSLDVRPGEVLALVGESGCGKTTLIRSILGLEPLAGGTVVFEGKAVTQRQRTLRDLRRRVQMIFQDPTGALNPRHSIYDAVAEGIRIHGIEGSEPGLVADALSRAGLRPAERYMPRYPHEVSGGQRQRVLIAGAIALGPKLLLADEPVASLDASIRGEILALLRALVDDHGLSIIAVTHDLGLAWNIADRIAVMYLGRIVEIGEAEDVLANPQHPYTKALLSVVPEMERVEQQILTGETPDPSRVPTGCRFHPRCPVVASGEAERLGILGRCTGVDVDLLPRGEQHWSACHALP, from the coding sequence ATGAGTGACGGGCTGCTCGAACTCCGCGACGTCTCGGTGACGTTCCCGAGCCGCCGGGGTGCCGTGCGCGCCGTCGATGGCGTGTCGCTCGACGTCCGACCGGGCGAAGTGCTCGCGCTCGTGGGCGAATCGGGCTGCGGCAAGACCACCCTGATCCGTTCGATCCTGGGCCTCGAGCCACTCGCCGGTGGCACCGTCGTGTTCGAGGGCAAGGCCGTGACGCAGCGACAGCGAACGCTGCGCGACCTGCGGCGGCGCGTCCAGATGATCTTCCAGGATCCGACCGGTGCGCTCAACCCCCGCCACTCGATCTACGACGCCGTCGCCGAGGGCATCCGCATCCACGGCATTGAGGGCAGTGAACCGGGTCTGGTCGCGGACGCGCTGTCACGCGCCGGCCTGCGGCCTGCCGAGCGGTACATGCCGCGCTATCCGCACGAGGTGTCGGGTGGACAGCGGCAACGAGTGCTGATCGCCGGAGCGATCGCACTCGGTCCGAAGCTGCTCCTCGCCGACGAACCCGTCGCGTCGCTCGACGCATCGATCCGCGGCGAGATCCTCGCCCTGCTCCGGGCACTGGTCGACGATCACGGCCTGTCGATCATCGCCGTCACCCACGACCTCGGTCTGGCGTGGAACATCGCCGACCGGATCGCCGTGATGTACCTGGGTCGGATCGTCGAGATCGGCGAGGCCGAAGACGTGCTGGCCAACCCACAGCACCCGTACACGAAGGCGTTGCTGTCGGTCGTGCCCGAGATGGAGCGGGTCGAGCAGCAGATCCTGACCGGCGAGACGCCCGACCCGAGCCGCGTCCCGACCGGGTGCCGCTTCCACCCCCGCTGCCCCGTGGTCGCCTCCGGTGAGGCCGAGCGGCTCGGCATCCTCGGCCGATGCACCGGAGTCGACGTCGACCTGCTCCCGCGCGGCGAGCAGCACTGGTCGGCGTGCCATGCACTCCCCTGA
- a CDS encoding ABC transporter ATP-binding protein yields the protein MSLLELRDLHITYRSERGDVPAVRGVNLTIDPGETVGLAGESGCGKSTIAGAVLRLLPKETVVDGQILIDGQDVYAMRPGELRAARWTSAAIVFQGALHALNPVQRVGRQIAEAILLHSKQSRHDADRRVGELLERVGLPANRARSYPHQLSGGQRQRVLIALALACEPRLLIADEPTTALDVMVQAQVLELLAELQRDRGLGLLFITHDLSVLTSTCERLAVMYAGRVVEDGPSHDVFGTPQHPYSAALARAFPTIGDPASRLTPSGLAGDPPNPSDLPSGCPFHPRCDRAVDACSQHDIDLRPVGIGRHAACIHVADEMGAHHE from the coding sequence GTGAGCCTGCTCGAACTGCGCGACCTCCACATCACCTACCGATCCGAGCGCGGCGACGTCCCGGCGGTGCGCGGCGTGAACCTCACCATCGACCCCGGCGAAACCGTCGGCTTGGCCGGCGAGTCGGGATGCGGCAAGTCCACGATCGCCGGTGCGGTGCTCCGCCTGCTTCCCAAGGAGACCGTCGTCGACGGGCAGATCCTGATCGACGGCCAGGACGTCTACGCCATGCGACCCGGCGAACTCCGAGCGGCACGCTGGACCTCGGCGGCGATCGTGTTCCAGGGCGCCCTGCACGCGCTCAACCCCGTGCAGCGTGTCGGCAGGCAGATCGCCGAGGCGATCCTGCTGCACTCGAAGCAGAGCAGGCACGACGCCGACCGCCGGGTCGGCGAGCTGCTCGAACGTGTCGGGCTCCCTGCCAACCGTGCCCGCTCCTATCCGCACCAGCTGTCGGGCGGCCAGCGCCAACGGGTGCTGATCGCCCTCGCCCTCGCGTGCGAGCCACGACTGTTGATCGCGGACGAACCCACGACCGCACTCGACGTGATGGTGCAGGCCCAGGTGCTCGAACTCCTGGCCGAGCTGCAGCGCGACCGCGGGCTGGGGCTGCTGTTCATCACCCACGACCTGTCGGTGCTGACCTCCACCTGTGAGCGCCTCGCGGTGATGTACGCCGGCCGCGTCGTCGAAGACGGCCCCAGTCACGATGTGTTCGGCACACCGCAGCACCCCTATTCGGCCGCGCTGGCGAGGGCGTTCCCCACGATCGGCGACCCGGCGTCGCGGCTGACCCCGAGCGGACTGGCGGGCGATCCGCCGAACCCGTCCGACCTGCCCTCGGGCTGTCCGTTCCACCCGCGTTGCGACCGCGCCGTCGATGCATGCTCGCAGCACGACATCGACCTACGTCCCGTCGGGATCGGCCGGCACGCCGCGTGCATCCACGTTGCCGACGAGATGGGCGCGCACCATGAGTGA
- a CDS encoding ABC transporter permease: MSTDTPTTTTTTFSPRAFRWARRRAAAADFWKRFRGDGLALFGLAVLVAFIVMAIIAPWISPKGGLSAVDSIQNPTWATPRSGYPMGTDNLGRSVAAQFVWGARVSLWVGLSATVLTIAIGSAVGVTAGFFGKWTDAALMRLTDWFLVIPFLPLAIVLASVLSRSLRNVILVIAITTWPGTARLVRSQVLTVKQRLYVDRARALGANRAHLIRRHVLPNVAPLILANLTLAVPISILTETTLAFLGLGDPTRPSWGKTLEEAFNAGAISRNAWWYYLPAGAGIVIVVLAFTLVGRAIEEILDPRLREGGL; encoded by the coding sequence ATGAGCACCGACACCCCGACCACGACCACGACCACGTTCTCCCCGCGCGCCTTCCGTTGGGCTCGTCGACGCGCCGCCGCAGCCGACTTCTGGAAGCGATTTCGCGGCGACGGCCTCGCGCTGTTCGGGCTCGCCGTGCTCGTCGCCTTCATCGTGATGGCGATCATCGCCCCGTGGATCTCGCCCAAGGGCGGGCTCAGCGCCGTCGACTCGATCCAGAACCCCACCTGGGCCACGCCACGCTCCGGCTACCCGATGGGCACCGACAACCTCGGACGTTCGGTGGCGGCCCAGTTCGTGTGGGGCGCTCGCGTCAGCCTGTGGGTGGGCCTCTCCGCCACTGTCCTCACGATCGCGATCGGATCGGCCGTCGGGGTCACCGCCGGCTTTTTCGGCAAGTGGACCGACGCCGCCCTGATGCGGCTCACCGACTGGTTCCTCGTGATCCCCTTCCTGCCCCTCGCGATCGTGCTTGCCTCGGTGCTCAGCCGGTCGCTGCGCAACGTGATCCTGGTGATCGCGATCACCACCTGGCCGGGCACCGCTCGACTGGTGCGCTCCCAGGTCCTGACGGTGAAGCAGCGGCTGTACGTCGACCGGGCGCGGGCGCTCGGCGCCAATCGGGCACATCTCATTCGACGTCACGTGCTGCCCAACGTCGCGCCCCTGATCCTCGCCAACCTCACCCTCGCCGTGCCGATCTCTATCCTGACCGAGACGACGCTGGCGTTCCTCGGGCTCGGCGATCCGACACGGCCGTCGTGGGGCAAGACCTTGGAAGAGGCGTTCAACGCCGGCGCGATCAGCCGCAATGCCTGGTGGTACTACCTGCCCGCCGGTGCCGGCATCGTGATCGTCGTGTTGGCGTTCACGCTGGTCGGTCGCGCGATCGAGGAGATCCTCGATCCTCGTCTGCGGGAGGGCGGCCTGTGA
- a CDS encoding ABC transporter permease, with the protein MRGRFVAGKLIGAAGTFVFVLVFNFFLFRVVNDDPTGKLFRGRNLSAEQLDRRRREFNLDGSKFDQFIAYVEQTVRGNLGDSFLSRRPVTTEIREALWPTIALVGTSTVLSMLIGIMLGIAAGWRRRSGVDVGATTFSMFTYSVPDFWLGMVLLAFFAVKWPWFPTGGFEDAGSQATGLSALLDQAHHMALPCITLTLAYIGEYMIVMRSSLLDTVNEDFLQLARAKGLRDAVVRRRHAVPNALLPVVSLSALNFGYILSGAIAVEAIYSWPGIGQATLEAIRGPDFPMLQGLFLLLSGSMILANLAVDLVYGVLDPRVRGR; encoded by the coding sequence ATGCGAGGCAGGTTCGTGGCCGGCAAGCTGATCGGCGCTGCCGGCACGTTCGTCTTCGTGCTCGTGTTCAACTTCTTCCTGTTCCGGGTCGTCAACGACGACCCGACCGGAAAGCTGTTCCGCGGCCGCAACCTCAGCGCCGAACAGCTCGACCGTCGACGCAGGGAGTTCAACCTCGACGGCTCGAAGTTCGATCAGTTCATCGCGTACGTCGAACAGACAGTGCGAGGCAACCTCGGCGACTCGTTCCTGAGTCGCCGCCCGGTGACCACCGAGATCCGAGAGGCACTGTGGCCGACGATCGCGCTCGTCGGCACGTCGACCGTGCTGTCGATGCTGATCGGCATCATGCTCGGGATCGCGGCCGGGTGGCGGCGCCGCAGCGGCGTCGACGTCGGAGCGACCACGTTCTCGATGTTCACGTACTCGGTGCCGGACTTCTGGCTGGGCATGGTCCTGCTCGCGTTCTTCGCCGTGAAGTGGCCGTGGTTCCCGACCGGCGGGTTCGAGGACGCCGGCAGCCAGGCGACCGGGCTCAGCGCCCTGCTCGATCAGGCGCACCACATGGCGCTGCCGTGCATCACGCTCACCCTGGCGTACATCGGCGAGTACATGATCGTGATGAGATCCTCACTGCTCGACACGGTGAACGAGGACTTCCTGCAGCTCGCGCGCGCCAAGGGTCTGCGGGACGCCGTCGTCCGACGGCGCCATGCCGTGCCGAACGCGCTGTTGCCGGTCGTCAGCCTGTCGGCGCTCAACTTCGGCTACATCCTGTCGGGAGCGATCGCCGTCGAGGCGATCTACTCGTGGCCCGGCATCGGCCAAGCGACCCTCGAGGCGATTCGCGGGCCCGACTTCCCGATGCTGCAGGGCCTGTTCCTGCTCCTCAGCGGATCGATGATCCTCGCCAACCTCGCGGTCGACCTGGTCTACGGCGTCCTCGACCCACGGGTGCGTGGCCGATGA